TACCACTTATTGCTATGGGTATAATACTCTGTCTGTATAATTGGTCTCGAGCTCCTGATTTTTGGGTGCTAAGTGTGCTTGATGAATTGTAGACAAACTCTGCAGTTATTATCTATTGCGGGTACCTATTCAATAGCTTATAAACTGTCAATATGGCTTTATTACNNNNNNNNNNNNNNNNNNNNNNNNNNNNNNNNNNNNNNNNNNNNNNNNNNNNNNNNNNNNNNNNNNNNNNNNNNNNNNNNNNNNNNNNNNNNNNNNNNNNNNNNNNNNNNNNNNNNNNNNNNNNNNNNNNNNNNNNNNNNNNNNNNNNNNNNNNNNNNNNNNNNNNNNNNNNNNNNNNNNNNNNNNNNNNNNNNNNNNNNNNNNNNNNNNNNNNNNNNNNNNNNNNNNNNNNNNNNNNNNNNNNNNNNNNNNNNNNNNNNNNNNNNNNNNNNNNNNNNNNNNNNNNNNNNNNNNNNNNNNNNNNNNNNNNNNNNNNNNNNNNNNNNNNNNNNNNNNNNNNNNNNNNNNNNNNNNNNNNNNNNNNNNNNNNNNNNNNNNNNNNNNNNNNNNNNNNNNNNNNNNNNNNNNNNNNNNNNNNNNNNNNNNNNNNNNNNNNNNNNNNNNNNNNNNNNNNNNNNNNNNNNNNNNNNNNNNNNNNNNNNNNNNNNNNNNNNNNNNNNNNNNNNNNNNNNNNNNNNNNNNNNNNNNNNNNNNNNNNNNNNNNNNNNNNNNNNNNNNNNNNNNNNNNNNNNNNNNNNNNNNNNNNNNNNNNNNNNNNNNNNNNNNNNNNNNNNNNNNNNNNNNNNNNNNNNNNNNNNNNNNNNNNNNNNNNNNNNNNNNNNNNNNNNNNNNNNNNNNNNNNNNNNNNNNNNNNNNNNNNNNNNNNNNNNNNNNNNNNNNNNNNNNNNNNNNNNNNNNNNNNNNNNNNNNNNNNNNNNNNNNNNNNNNNNNNNNNNNNNNNNNNNNNNNNNNNNNNNNNNNNNNNNNNNNNNNNNNNNNNNNNNNNNNNNNNNNNNNNNNNNNNNNNNNNNNNNNNNNNNNNNNNNNNNNNNNNNNNNNNNNNNNNNNNNNNNNNNNNNNNNNNNNNNNNNNNNNNNNNNNNNNNNNNNNNNNNNNNNNNNNNNNNNNNNNNNNNNNNNNNNNNNNNNNNNNNNNNNNNNNNNNNNNNNNNNNNNNNNNNTTATGAATACAGATTCTGACCGAATAGTTTTGTTAACGTGTATAAGTTAactaatattaagtattttcattaagatgattttttatctattacttCAGAAATTGATAGatgcaaattttaatacatcaagTACAAACCgctctttttttattaaatatcgagtacatttataaataaatgagattAACATTTAGATATATTAAGATATTACATACAACAATTAGGtctaaataaatagctttaaacCCTAATTTAGCGTTTACCTACAAATTTTGGTTacactttgatttatttatttactttgcaaaCTTATATCAATGGAGAGAAAtgtaagttaatattaaaattgtattttttagtaaGTGCGCAGATGGATATTACTATAGATGTTCCGAAGTGTTTTTcttagtaaaataatgttttcatcgCTCTAGACAAGTAACATTTCTGCAAGTTTATAAGGCCATGGATAATTAACaatacggtaaaacggggtgaatagaggctGTTTTGGGGTGGATGGAACCAgagtttttactaaaattaggacgtttaacaagacaaaatattcgataattaatttcgaaatattattcgaaaattctcaagcatttcattaaataattgtgtgtaagcatttttgtgtaagaaaatattcatgaaaactccaaaaaaaataattctatttaccccttgaaactctaatcaccccgttttacgtacataatttaaatagacGTGATAATTTAAagctcataaatattaattaataataactttttcacacaacgccatctagtctcaaactaagcaaagcttgtattattatGAGAACTAGCTTTGAAGAATTGTAGAAAGGATACTTGTCTATGAGGCAGACGATAAAGAACATCTTATGATGGAACTTCACATGGCTTTATCTACCTTTATTCTATTTGGTATATGTTCGCCAAGCATGGATGGTGTAGAAGTTAATAAAAGGACTTGGTGTGGCGgattaataattgtttgataacattttactcacgcatatttaccGGAGTCGCCCGACTGATTTCTTAGTTTAGCTGTCACGGTATCGGGGTTGCTAGGTGACAACCCCTCATCCGCCTCAggtcatgattaagaactcttGTATTGGATAATTGACTGAATCGATATCTAGGTatgatttatttcttgtttgtgTTCAACTCCCATTTATGCGCTTGTATTTGCATGTTTGCGAATACGTCATATATAAAACAACAACGAATATTTAATAGCGTTAACCAATAGCCATGCCAAGTGCCACCATCAGTACCTATCTGGGCAACTCATAATTACTTCCAATTAGACTTTTTGTTCTTGAATTCGACAGTACAATAGCAAGCACCATTTTATGAATACtgcagttatttttataaatatttgatttcataTAGTTTAGAAATGTTAACTGTTTGTTTGCGCCTAATTATTATCTATAACTATTATCGATAATTGTAATTCGGAGCAACACCAATGTAATCGAGATTTGCTTTTATTCTAAAAGTAAGTTTGTGTCTGATATTTTGTCCgaaaacaatacaaaagtaACATAGTTGCAAAATAGCTTTACTTGCACCTTGTTCAATGACAATCGCAACGAGCATAAAAAAtcgcaaattatttatatcacactAACACACACATAAATGCtggttttattaatagaataaaagcAGACCTACTATAAATGTAGATAAGttacattttacaataacatttaatggacaataatattttcataagttGTCATACACTGGCAACATTTAAAGTATAcaccaaatataataatttaatgcgCACCGTTTGAGATACAGTCGCCACACGTCAATTGTAACCAGAGTAATGAGAAAATTGGACTTTACTGCATTGGCATAAGAGTTTTGTCTATGTTATGGGCATTCCAGGCCATGTTAAAGCGCCGAATGTATTGGTGTAAAATTTAATCTTGTTTGAAAACATAGGCAATAAACTTGTATTAAAACTACGGCAATTTGAAAACGCTActccgcagtgagctagcgtggagAAATGGACCCAGCAGGCCATTCTTTATTCAGAGATTGgccagttattttaatttaaactagttTAAAGAACCTTCTTTAAGGCCTTTTAAGCACATTTAAGATTCATATTGGTTCACGTGTAAAACTAAATCATGACCCAGGATTGAAAGCCCAGAGCACCGACTCAAGACTTGACTGACTTGACTCAAGACTTGACTGACTTGACTCAAGACTTGTCAACTACAAGTTGTCAGCGAAGGAGCTGATGAAATACATAAGTGGATGATGCGAATGTATATTTTCTAGCTTTCTGATGTATTAAACTCAAATCAAGCTATCCCAAATGGTGCCATCGTAAATGCCCTTTAATGTTACTATTGACGTGCGACAAACTGTTCTAGCCAATCATGTTCGTCGACCGATCAACCGTCAAAGAGAAAAACGAACCCAGACATAAAAACCTCGTTTATAGTTGTCATATTATTGTCGTACATGGAATAAACttgaattattacttattgagagTAAACtttaggaacttttattaatatttgtgtaattctGTCAAGGAATAAGCgtttatttagattttcaacaattacgtagttttttttttcattctaatttctaattataagtACTTATGTAATAACAGTTGAAAGCTATCGTTGGGACTATATTTGTATAAGAAGcgtttgtttaaaacaaagtcAAACTACCCACATTTCTTTCCTGGCAACCCCAGTGTCTCTCAGTCGGGACGTTTTAACAGTGACGGTTAAAAAGATCCAACTgaatgtattttacatttaaacatcTGTCCTAGCAAAATGGCGTCCAGCTGTTGTcattgtcaaataaaaagaatgacagagattgataaaataaacgCCACTTGGCTGAGCCGTTCTTGCATATTCTGCAACTTTTTCAGCATAGAATAGTCCGTAAATAGTTCCAAAAAATATGGCAGAACGCAGAACTTTTCCAGAAAGTCTTTAAAGGAAACAGATAGGGCTTTTGTATGAGAAATTAGTAAAACCctactattaattaaacaagaattaatttaaaatctaattaattccaaacaattaataaaaaaatgtgtaaaaaatatacaataaaattaaaaaatcgtaggtaaataaaccaaaaaatcgaagaaacataattaaaatacattacaaaaactCTGTAAATAACGTATAAAATATACGTGCTTAAAGATAACGCAATCCGTACttacaaaaagtaacaaaaacagattaaattcactaaggaatataataataatgaaaatacaagCAAGACAAGGTGATAAGCATCATTACAAAGTTGTGAcgtaaaaaaagtataatacatCGTGACATTGTTCGACCttataatatcaaaatcttATTTTACCAACCTACCTAATTTCTTCTTCCTTTACATATCAGATTTGTATCATAAAGGTGCGGCCTGATGCAGCCGCTTGaggctcgtttgcagcgacaaattTGGTCACATGATATGTAGCGACAAAGCTCAAAATGTTGAGCGTTATCACTGGGAAAAGATCGAGAGTGCGCGGTGAGACAAGTTGACATAAGTGAGGAGCTGCAacggtttataaataaattcgagTAAATTATGGAATCAAACAAGGTAAAGGCTCCTATTTCCTTCATTTGTATCATTGCCACGGGGTGCGAATAAGGTTAGGAGATCAGCAACACAGGGGTGCATCGTGATCAGATTtttcgctgcaaacgagcgacgagcgacttTAAGCAGCAACTTTTAgagtcgcgggaaatttaaaatggtgtCATGTGACCAGATTTGTTGCTGCAAACAAATACGGGCTGCATGAGGCCGCACCTTTACGATAACAGCAATAACACTTGGCTAGAGGGGCAGGGTTGAATGCAACGCGGGCTACATTTCACGTTATATGAAGCTCTTACAGCGGGCTATGCCGCGTAAATAAATGGACATTAATATCTATTTCATAAAAGCGGTagcccacgaatgcttgctcgTGTATGGcgcgtgcatgtgacttgaatgttcgtaaaacccccgcgatacaagcaTTAAAATCCTTAGAGCGGgaatagtataaaaaaagttaattaggATCTTAAACAAGTCAATCATATGTATATTTTGctatataatacaatattgtattacaacagtgaaaaaaaactgcaagGTTTAATAATCTCAAATATTGTTAACAggcatttatataaaatatcacaaactAAGCCGTGGAAAGCAACCTATACTAATAGCCATCAACACAAGTCCACATACAGTCAGATTAACAAGATGTATTTACTAAACTTTATTCTCAGCTTTACGGTGTCAAAAATAACATCGGTCAAATCTTATAGTTAAAAACATCACTTACCTACTTAATCTCGAGATGGGACATTTGTATTGGACCATCAATTTTTTCATGCATTCCTAACAATCAAATATATACATTGATCCCTAACCATCCTCCTAATGGATTCCGTCTAACTACTTATattcacaaaacaaacatgCATTTGCGCTCATATCACCTTATATACCATCCATatccttataataattatcgatCTTCAAGCCCTGCTAAATTGACCTTGAATCCACCAATAAGATAGCACTTGTCGCGACCCGCACTACCCGCGTCTTCCTCAAAACACCGTGAAAACAATCTCAAACCAAATTCAGCAGTATCTATTAGGGAGATTTCTATGCCCCTAACTTTCATCTTCAAGGACTTTTTGTTACAAAGCACGAGTCACGCTTAGACGTTCGCTTATTGGCCACCAACATTTGAGGAAAAACTTCTCAAATCTTTATAATATCAGCtccatataaaaatacttcgaAAAGTTGTATTGACATCCATCTTGTATAAAATTAACCTGTACTTTGTGTGACTAGTAGAAAAATACTAGGCTTTTGTTATTTGTACTtacaactaaattaaataaaaaaatctttgcacCTCAATATTTGTTCGCgacaataactttttaaatgacaCTTAATTCGAGAAATTCCCTGAAAAATCTTTTGAATCGACAGTCTTATTGGCAAACATTGGCCATACTTAAACTACAAAATTTATACGTCAAGTATTAGTAGtatttaggctataaaacaaaGTTAGAACGCCAAAATTAGTGGCAAGGGTAACTTTACAATGTGTTAATCAACAGCTGTAGGCCGGTGAGATCTTTGAAACACTTTACGAAAAGACAACTTAAAATAGTCCTGACTCGGCAAGAAGGCATTCACATCACTACCTCTTTTAACATCGGGCAGTAAAAACACAACACTTAAAGCTATAATCATATGCCATATCGAATGTACAATCTTATAATTCTGTTCCGTTTGTAGAAAAGCGTAACAAATTAAGCCAATCGACACTAAAATTATGCCTAGTGGCAAGTATCTGATGTAATACGTCCTAGGGTATCTTAGACTACGAATTTTTCTAAAGTCAAGATACCAGGATAGTAATAAAACGCCTACGCCGACTGCAACTGGCAGTAAGAATGAGACAATCGAATGCATATTCCACGTTGTCAATAAAGCTATTATTATGGCACCTATTAGTTGTAATGAGGATCTGAATTTGTCACCTATTATGCTCATAGCGAGTAAAGTTACCCAGAATGACATTAGTCCGCAGTAGAAGTCTCCAAACTGGAGAATGTTACCTTTGACGATGCAGTAGGCGACTTGGGAGGGGGCGTCGCAGGCGTGGTAGAAAGTGGAGAAGATCATAGTGAAGGTGTACATCATGGCTTCCGTGTAGTATGTGCGTATGACCGCTACGTAGATGGAGAAGAAGAAGAGGAGGTTGCTCAGCGTGAGCAGGAGGATGGACACAAGCATGTAGACTCTGCTGTCCATTCTTGAGTTATCTGAACAGTCCCAACCtggaaacataaattaaatatctgcTTTATCGAGGTTATTAATTCCCTTCGCGAGACCCATATGTCATAGGGAATGataatttaaagtaacataatgtgtgttttaaaattccatgcaatattgcataaaaaatttaaagtctTCTCAACTGCGACACGTCCGTTGCggatagaaatattataatattacaaaataatcaataacaaACATCCCACCATGCGCATAGAAGAAGATTTATTTGGCGGGAAGAGGTCCcgctaaataaaatagtaaaagttAGGTAAAATAAAAGGTAGAACTTACCGCCGTATCCAGCCGAACAGGAACAGAAGGACATCACCAGCCCACCGAAAGTGTTCAGCAAGCAGCTCCCGTGGTTACTGCACTTCCCCCCTACACACGACATCGACGACACAGTCAGGACTATCGTCGCGTTACACTCAGATGTCCCCACCCTCGTGTCATTCCCCTCTAACACACCCCCTTCACCATCCTTATCTGCAGACGTGTCCACGTAGTACTTCGTTCCGTTATCCGACGTGCGACAAGGACAAACAACCTGATCGCAAAATATACGGAAAGTCAAATACCAATGGCCACTATCAGGATAAGGAATGAACGTCTTGTCATAAATAGACTCAGAGTCCGTACTGTTCAATACGAACAATGCCGGCTTCACCTTATCGTTGTACCGACAGTGACCACTCTCTAATGGTATACTCGCATGACCGATATCCATACATATCACGGCCTTGAAAAACTGGTTGTCTTCGGTGAACGCTAACAATGCATCCTTTGCGAACTCCCGCCTGTACCCCATATAGTATTTCAAACTCATAAGAAGGCTCGACGCTATAGTCAAGCTGCCTCCGATGTCCAAAAATTGATTGACTTTGAACCTTAAAGACTTTATTTCTGAAGATGTGATGTTGACAAGACTGGTTGCATCTTGGAGATCGGTTGTCGGGAGACCGTAATCGAAAGTGAAAAAGCGTCCTTTATCGTCGCGCATAAGGTCGATAACCGTGTGATTAATGAGTTCGTCAACGTCTGATCTGGTGAAGTAGGATTCGCAGTCAGCTATCCTGGTGACATTGCCTGTAGCTTCTCCTATATGGATGTAGTGCCAGGCGTTTGGGTTGGGGATGAAGGTGATAGTTTGTATGTTGTTTCCTTTTGGGTTGAAAGCGCAGTATATGAGGTAGTTCTCCTCTGTGGGGAAGGAGAGAGCCTGTACTCTGACGAAGAGCTCTTTGTCGGAGGCTGTGGTGTTGACGATGGTGACGTTCAGGCTGATGGGGTCGACGTTGTCTAAGGTCATACATTTGAAGTATGCCGGCAGCTCATCATAGTTCAGCTCCGTGATCCCCGTGTAACAGTCTATTAGCTCTACGTTCTCCTCGCGTTGGACTTGCAAGTCAGTGTATAGGATCGTTTGACAATTGGCAACGAGACCTGGAAAAATAAGgcaagtattataataatattctttgatCAGAcatgttgtttatttacaataaactaGTGGTGATGAACACATACCTAAGTTAggaatcaaaaaaaaaattagcttTATATGTACGTATCCTCCCCCcgcatttgtatttaattacttctctgctcctattaattatagcgtgatgatatataaaTCTAGAAATTGGACTGggatttttaaactgagttttaagGCAAAAAGAAACACCATGATCGTTTCGTTTTAAGTGTTCCTTTTTTCAATACCAAAAAATGGAGTAAAGAAAAGTCATAACTAAATCAGCAAACTCTATTCCCTAACAATTTACATCACAGTACGTTACGACACGCTTAAAACCATCAACAGTTGTGGACAGCAGACCACGTGACAGCAAACAATAGGccaacataaatttaaataacattacaacGGAGCTTTTGTGGTAGCATCACGACTGCACAATTGTCACAGGATGTTGGCAGTCGAACAATCAAGTGAGCGTCGCTGCGAGGTCAGTACACGCGACCTGATTTCAGGCCCGTATTGTATCGGGTATCATATTATCTCTATTAGTTAGAACTCGAGTAGATTTCTTCTTCCTTTGAGGAAAGTGGATACTGGGCTGATTTTGCTCGACCCGACAGTCAAGAACACGcgtatgttttgttttgaatggaTAAAGAGTTTTGCATAGTCATATTTGCCggtaaacttatttttatattaaaaagcaagGGACAGAGAGAGTAATTTGCAGATCTATACTTTTattactggtttttttttacgttaaaGGTTTAAAGTACATTTGGGCAAAGATCCAAACGGTAGTTACAGTTTTGTTTAAAGTCTAAACTTTTTGTATCGATCAACCCACCGTATTTGGTTGCCTACTGCTTCATGTGTTAGAAGGTCAATACCACGCTTTAGTTTTTAAGCTACGTCTAGATAGTTAAAGGTTAGCGTCTAAACTGGAGAATTGTAAAAAAACGTATTGTTAAAGATGATGTGAATAAATATAtcgaattcatttatttaatgtaggCAACTtagattcaatttaaatttaaaatttaattctaataGTGCCGACTACTACGTAAATCCGGTTCTCAAATCTTTTACCGATTCTTTTGTGCTTAAGTTTTAGAGGAGAAAAGGCGCAACAAATACCACACTAGAAGTAACTAAGAAACAACACTTCAGAACGCGATTTTTCTGGAGTGCACCCTAATTCATCCACCCATCCAGGATTCCAGGTCCAGGAAGCCGACcaaaacatagttgggaaaaaggctaggccgatagATAGGTCATAATTAGCTCAAATTCGGTTTTCTATTACTCATCGTATCGTTGGAATTTAAAGTTCAAACGACCCAGACTGATAAGccacatttgttttattgaaacggGAAAATGATCGATAAGTTATCGTGCAGAAATTTTGCCACAACACAATTCAAATGTAAAGTGCAAAAAAATGGGCAAAAATGTTTATCCGAGATTGCTTACCTGCAAAACAGCTATAAAGGTTACTCACAAATTATATACATTGTAACGACACAAACAAATTATACACCATTGTTGCTATGGAATCTAAGAACTACTAAATAGATCAGGTCTAAGAACAATTACGGCCAAATCACTATAGCAATTATTCCTAATGTGGTAATAATTACAGCAATCATTATGAGACAAGTatggttattattatattctgaaTTGATATTACGTGTGGGGCCGAAAGTACAGGTAAAGTAGAGCAAATTAAGGTGTTTCATGATTTCATACTAATacgaaaaattcaaaataagttcaaaataaattgtcagtgaaaatttcaagtgtctagttatcgcggttcatgagatacaaagTGGTCAATAACGGACGACCAGACGGAGCCTTAGTTATAAGATTTCGTTTTTCCCTTTCAGTGCGGAACCCATAAAATACGAAGCTGCCTATGTCAGTGTTGCGTTTAGCTAAGTCACCTACATTTCTatcctttttaatttacttcaacaTAATTTACAAGGAATCACGAATACGTAGAATTTAAGGCTGGTTTttcaagagttttttttatcctACGGTCAAGCTAGGTTACCTAATTCTTATTCATAGGTCTTGGATCAAGGATACTAGTAAATAGTATCTAAAGTAT
The Trichoplusia ni isolate ovarian cell line Hi5 chromosome 23, tn1, whole genome shotgun sequence DNA segment above includes these coding regions:
- the LOC113504855 gene encoding post-GPI attachment to proteins factor 6-like encodes the protein MRVCLNFVILFVCIAYIFGDKEAEEDANRKRIIEQLTRTRTVLLDDYHLVTRQIATDVYMYRNYRTVSVVFYPIMRDVTEARFTFQSEELHLNNIGSCDPQEVIINIKHGSYPAVNPDGYGFPKDFIDPATREPVHTQELLSDGKNRTYTIENPKPGNWYALIYIKWEDPRTQKVEQQGLVANCQTILYTDLQVQREENVELIDCYTGITELNYDELPAYFKCMTLDNVDPISLNVTIVNTTASDKELFVRVQALSFPTEENYLIYCAFNPKGNNIQTITFIPNPNAWHYIHIGEATGNVTRIADCESYFTRSDVDELINHTVIDLMRDDKGRFFTFDYGLPTTDLQDATSLVNITSSEIKSLRFKVNQFLDIGGSLTIASSLLMSLKYYMGYRREFAKDALLAFTEDNQFFKAVICMDIGHASIPLESGHCRYNDKVKPALFVLNSTDSESIYDKTFIPYPDSGHWYLTFRIFCDQVVCPCRTSDNGTKYYVDTSADKDGEGGVLEGNDTRVGTSECNATIVLTVSSMSCVGGKCSNHGSCLLNTFGGLVMSFCSCSAGYGGWDCSDNSRMDSRVYMLVSILLLTLSNLLFFFSIYVAVIRTYYTEAMMYTFTMIFSTFYHACDAPSQVAYCIVKGNILQFGDFYCGLMSFWVTLLAMSIIGDKFRSSLQLIGAIIIALLTTWNMHSIVSFLLPVAVGVGVLLLSWYLDFRKIRSLRYPRTYYIRYLPLGIILVSIGLICYAFLQTEQNYKIVHSIWHMIIALSVVFLLPDVKRGSDVNAFLPSQDYFKLSFRKVFQRSHRPTAVD